A section of the Oncorhynchus gorbuscha isolate QuinsamMale2020 ecotype Even-year linkage group LG06, OgorEven_v1.0, whole genome shotgun sequence genome encodes:
- the bloc1s2 gene encoding biogenesis of lysosome-related organelles complex 1 subunit 2, protein MAATGEEAAAMDSISRVPPVHPTVLSLGGSSEPRGEPGETAADGQVVPAAPKKPTSSSDGGVETAEEAVEPDINELCTDMFDKMAVFLQGELTGTCEDYRLLENMNKLTSLKYMEMKDISINISRNLQDLNLKYASLQPYLDQINQIEEQVSSLEQAAYKLDTYSKKLEAKFKKLEKR, encoded by the exons ATGGCGGCCACGGGAGAGGAGGCTGCTGCGATGGATAGCATCTCCAGAGTACCCCCTGTCCATCCTACCGTTCTCAGCCTGGGAGGGAGCTCCGAACCCCGGGGAGAGCCTGGCGAGACTGCTGCTGACGGCCAGGTTGTGCCCGCGGCGCCCAAGAAGCCTACCAGCAGCA GTGACGGTGGGGTGGAGACTGCAGAGGAGGCTGTAGAACCAGACATCAATGAGCTCTGTACAGACATGTTCGATAAGATGGCGGTCTTCCTACAAGGAGAACTCACAG GCACCTGTGAGGACTACCGTCTGCTGGAGAATATGAACAAGCTGACCAGTCTGAAGTACATGGAGATGAAAGACATCAGCATTAATATCAGCAGGAACCTGCAGGACCTCAACCTCAAGT ACGCCAGCCTCCAGCCCTATCTAGACCAGATAAACCAGATTGAGGAACAAGTGTCGTCTCTGGAGCAGGCTGCTTATAAACTGGACACCTACTCCAAGAAGCTTG agGCCAAATTCAAGAAACTGGAGAAGCGATGA